A portion of the Coriobacteriia bacterium genome contains these proteins:
- the carB gene encoding carbamoyl phosphate synthase large subunit (four CarB-CarA dimers form the carbamoyl phosphate synthetase holoenzyme that catalyzes the production of carbamoyl phosphate; CarB is responsible for the amidotransferase activity) produces the protein MPRRDDIKKILIIGSGPIVIGQACEFDYSGTQACKVLMEDGYEVVLVNSNPATIMTDPAMATRTYVEPITAAVIEKIIEKERPDALLPNMGGQTGLNCAVELAESGVLEKYGVEMIGCDLAAIQKGEDRKLFAEAIKRIGLEVARSGYAYCVADAEKLADEFGFPVVLRPSFTLGGAGGGIAYGMDDLRDIVREGLELSPVGEVLVEESIIGWKEYEMEVMRDRCGNGIIVCSIENFDAMGVHTGDSITVAPAQTLTDVEYQRMRDASLAILEEIGVACGGSNVQFAVNPEDGRLIVIEMNPRVSRSSALASKATGFPIAKMAAKLAVGYTLDEIQNDITRATPACFEPSIDYVVVKIPRFAFEKFAGSDATLSTRMKAVGEVMAIGSTFEEALGKALRSLENGRSGLGRDGKDEFDETHFTSLVSTPTEHRIYYMAEALRRGMSKEELASLSLIDPWFIDRLADMVEVETMFEGRDIASVDRCLMRLGKRYGLSDVQIAQLTGATEEEVRARRKELGVIGVFKTVDTCAGEFASQTNYYYKTYGDESEVRPCDKPKAMIIGAGPNRIGQGIEFDYCCVQASYALSAMGYETIMVNCNPETVSTDYDTSDRLYFEPITYEDVMDIVDAEKPDGVIVTLGGQTPLKLAQMLADEGVRIMGTQPAAIDLAEDRDRFSALLDELGIPYPVAGVAESLDEALAVAERIGYPLLVRPSYVLGGRGMVIAYDEHYLERYMAQAARVTPDHPVYLDAFLESATECDVDALCDGEDVFIGAVLEHIEEAGIHSGDSACCTPPFSFSDAVLDNITDYTRKLALAVQTRGLVNIQFAVKDGKVYVIEVNPRASRTVPFTSKARGVSLAQYAARIMTGEKLADLDLPAIGDEMGYYACKEAVMPFGRFPGAETMLGPEMKSTGEVMGIAADFPSAYAKTQLAIDYSLPNAGKVFISVCDREKRNIVPIAHALQDLGFSIVSTGGTGRLLRANGLKVEVTRKMQEARPNIGDMIANGEINLLVNIPFGQETRGDSYHLRSAAVRHGICYVTTLAGANAFVQAISAVHDGRLTPVALQDL, from the coding sequence ATGCCACGTAGAGACGATATAAAGAAGATTCTCATCATCGGCAGCGGCCCCATCGTCATCGGACAGGCTTGCGAGTTCGATTACTCGGGCACCCAGGCGTGCAAGGTGCTCATGGAGGACGGATACGAGGTCGTCCTCGTGAATTCGAATCCGGCGACTATCATGACCGATCCCGCCATGGCAACGCGCACCTACGTCGAGCCCATCACGGCTGCGGTCATCGAAAAGATCATCGAGAAGGAACGCCCCGATGCGCTTCTCCCCAACATGGGCGGACAAACCGGTTTGAACTGTGCGGTCGAGCTTGCCGAGTCGGGCGTACTCGAAAAGTACGGTGTCGAGATGATCGGCTGTGACCTCGCCGCCATTCAGAAAGGCGAGGATCGCAAGCTCTTTGCCGAGGCCATCAAGCGCATCGGCTTGGAGGTTGCGCGAAGCGGCTACGCTTATTGCGTCGCCGATGCCGAGAAGCTTGCCGACGAGTTCGGCTTTCCGGTCGTGTTGCGCCCGAGCTTCACGCTCGGTGGCGCCGGCGGTGGCATCGCATATGGCATGGATGATCTGCGTGATATTGTGCGCGAAGGCCTCGAACTCTCGCCCGTAGGAGAGGTGCTCGTGGAGGAGTCCATCATCGGTTGGAAGGAATACGAGATGGAGGTCATGCGCGATCGGTGCGGTAACGGCATCATCGTGTGCTCCATCGAGAACTTCGATGCCATGGGCGTGCATACGGGCGATTCGATTACCGTTGCCCCGGCCCAAACCCTCACGGATGTCGAGTACCAGCGCATGCGCGATGCATCGCTTGCCATCTTGGAGGAGATCGGCGTTGCCTGCGGCGGATCCAACGTGCAGTTTGCCGTGAATCCCGAGGACGGTCGCCTCATCGTCATCGAGATGAACCCGCGCGTGAGCCGTTCCTCCGCGCTTGCTTCCAAGGCCACGGGCTTTCCCATCGCGAAGATGGCGGCCAAGCTCGCGGTTGGCTATACGCTTGACGAGATTCAAAACGACATCACCAGGGCCACGCCCGCGTGTTTCGAGCCGTCCATTGACTATGTCGTCGTCAAGATTCCGCGCTTTGCCTTCGAGAAGTTCGCGGGAAGCGATGCGACGCTCTCGACGCGCATGAAAGCGGTCGGTGAGGTCATGGCCATCGGAAGCACCTTCGAGGAGGCACTTGGCAAGGCGCTGCGCTCGCTCGAGAACGGCAGGAGCGGCCTTGGGCGCGATGGCAAGGACGAATTTGACGAGACGCACTTCACGAGCCTCGTCTCGACGCCGACCGAGCATCGCATCTACTACATGGCAGAGGCCTTGCGTCGGGGAATGAGCAAGGAGGAACTCGCCTCCCTTAGCCTGATTGACCCGTGGTTCATCGACCGGCTTGCTGACATGGTCGAGGTCGAGACCATGTTCGAGGGCCGTGATATTGCGAGCGTTGACAGGTGCCTCATGCGTCTCGGCAAACGCTACGGGCTTTCCGACGTGCAGATTGCGCAGCTCACGGGTGCGACCGAGGAAGAGGTACGTGCGCGGCGCAAGGAGCTCGGTGTCATAGGGGTCTTCAAGACGGTCGATACCTGCGCGGGGGAGTTCGCCTCGCAGACGAATTACTACTACAAGACCTATGGGGACGAAAGCGAGGTGCGTCCTTGCGACAAGCCCAAGGCCATGATCATCGGTGCCGGTCCCAATCGCATCGGGCAGGGCATCGAGTTCGATTACTGCTGCGTGCAGGCGAGCTACGCGCTTTCCGCGATGGGCTACGAGACCATCATGGTGAACTGCAATCCGGAGACGGTATCGACCGATTACGATACCTCCGACCGTCTCTATTTCGAGCCGATTACCTACGAGGATGTCATGGACATCGTCGATGCGGAAAAACCCGACGGCGTCATCGTGACGCTCGGTGGGCAAACGCCGCTCAAGCTTGCCCAGATGCTTGCCGACGAGGGAGTGCGCATCATGGGCACGCAGCCGGCGGCAATCGATCTTGCCGAGGATCGCGATCGTTTCTCCGCCTTACTCGATGAGCTTGGTATTCCCTATCCGGTTGCCGGCGTCGCCGAATCGCTTGACGAGGCACTTGCCGTTGCCGAGCGCATTGGCTATCCGCTACTCGTGCGTCCAAGCTACGTGCTTGGCGGACGTGGCATGGTCATCGCCTACGACGAGCATTACCTCGAGCGCTATATGGCCCAAGCCGCTCGTGTCACACCCGACCACCCCGTCTATCTCGATGCGTTTCTCGAGTCTGCGACCGAATGCGATGTCGATGCCCTCTGCGACGGAGAGGATGTTTTCATTGGCGCGGTTCTCGAGCATATCGAGGAAGCGGGGATACATTCGGGCGACTCGGCCTGCTGTACGCCGCCCTTCTCGTTTTCCGATGCCGTGCTCGACAACATCACCGACTACACGCGCAAACTTGCGCTTGCCGTCCAAACGCGGGGTCTTGTCAACATCCAGTTTGCGGTGAAGGACGGCAAGGTGTATGTCATCGAGGTCAACCCTCGTGCAAGCCGCACCGTCCCCTTTACGAGCAAGGCGCGTGGCGTTTCGCTCGCGCAATATGCCGCACGCATCATGACCGGGGAGAAGCTTGCGGATCTCGACCTACCCGCAATCGGCGACGAGATGGGGTATTACGCCTGCAAGGAGGCTGTCATGCCCTTTGGACGCTTTCCCGGTGCCGAAACCATGCTTGGGCCCGAGATGAAGTCGACGGGCGAGGTCATGGGCATTGCCGCGGACTTTCCGAGCGCATATGCCAAGACGCAGCTTGCCATCGACTATTCGCTGCCCAATGCGGGCAAGGTCTTCATTTCGGTGTGCGATCGTGAAAAGCGTAACATCGTTCCCATCGCCCATGCGCTTCAGGATCTGGGATTCTCCATCGTGTCAACAGGGGGGACGGGGCGCCTGCTGCGTGCCAATGGGCTCAAGGTCGAGGTCACGCGCAAGATGCAGGAGGCACGTCCCAACATTGGCGACATGATTGCCAACGGAGAGATAAACCTGCTCGTCAACATTCCCTTCGGCCAGGAGACGCGTGGCGACAGCTATCATCTGCGCAGCGCGGCCGTGCGTCACGGCATTTGCTATGTGACGACGCTCGCCGGTGCCAACGCCTTCGTCCAGGCTATCAGCGCCGTGCACGATGGCCGTCTTACGCCGGTTGCATTGCAAGACTTGTAG
- a CDS encoding carbamoyl-phosphate synthase small subunit, whose product MDMSLHSTMPAVLMLEDGTTFEGHACGCAGEAFGEIVFNTSMSGYQEILSDPSYAGQIVAMTYPHIGNYGVNEADAQSRGCFCRGLVVRAMCDTPSNFRAEMSLPAYLAARDIVVIEGIDTRKLVRHVREHGAMKAVISTECDDILALAKRLEESDGIIGHNFVAEVSCEQPYELASLSGAGRHHVVALDCGIKTGILDGLRTHGCDVTAVPWDTALDDVLALNPDGVFLSNGPGDPQAVAPAYELARQLIGRLPVFGICLGHQMLSIAAGARIEKLKYGHHGGNQPVMNLRTGAVEITAQNHGFGQVFESIGPLVPELSGGLAEHPESLLFWSEQRIAPVVESREFGRIQLTHVNLNDGTPEGMAFLDHPVFSVQYHPEADPGPHDSSYLFEAFSRLMDGRSDYLDIEVRDVRSTA is encoded by the coding sequence ATGGACATGTCATTGCATAGCACTATGCCAGCCGTTCTCATGCTCGAGGACGGAACGACCTTTGAGGGTCATGCCTGCGGATGCGCGGGCGAGGCCTTCGGCGAAATCGTCTTCAATACCTCGATGAGCGGTTACCAGGAAATCCTGAGTGATCCCTCATACGCAGGCCAGATTGTGGCGATGACCTATCCGCATATCGGCAACTATGGTGTCAACGAAGCCGATGCCCAGTCACGGGGCTGTTTTTGTCGCGGTCTCGTCGTGCGCGCCATGTGTGACACTCCGAGCAACTTTCGTGCGGAGATGTCGCTTCCCGCGTATCTTGCCGCTCGCGACATCGTTGTCATCGAGGGTATCGACACGCGCAAGCTCGTGCGGCACGTGCGCGAGCACGGCGCGATGAAGGCGGTTATCTCGACGGAATGCGATGACATTCTCGCTCTCGCGAAGCGCCTTGAGGAATCTGACGGAATCATCGGGCACAACTTCGTCGCCGAGGTCTCCTGCGAGCAGCCTTATGAGCTCGCGTCGCTTTCCGGTGCCGGTCGTCATCATGTCGTCGCTCTTGACTGTGGCATCAAGACGGGCATACTCGATGGTCTACGCACGCATGGATGCGACGTGACGGCCGTGCCCTGGGACACGGCACTTGACGATGTTCTCGCCCTTAATCCCGATGGTGTCTTTCTCTCCAATGGACCGGGAGATCCGCAGGCGGTTGCGCCGGCCTACGAGCTTGCCCGCCAGCTTATCGGGAGGCTTCCGGTCTTCGGTATCTGCCTCGGTCACCAGATGCTCTCCATTGCCGCCGGTGCTCGTATCGAGAAGCTCAAGTATGGGCATCATGGTGGCAATCAGCCTGTCATGAACCTGCGTACGGGCGCTGTCGAGATCACGGCGCAGAACCATGGCTTCGGCCAGGTCTTCGAGAGCATCGGACCGCTCGTTCCCGAGCTTTCGGGTGGTCTTGCCGAGCATCCCGAAAGCTTGCTGTTCTGGAGCGAGCAGCGTATCGCGCCCGTCGTTGAGTCGCGTGAGTTTGGCCGTATCCAGCTTACGCATGTCAACCTCAACGACGGCACACCGGAGGGCATGGCGTTTCTCGACCACCCCGTGTTCTCGGTGCAATACCATCCGGAGGCAGATCCCGGTCCGCATGATTCTTCGTATCTCTTCGAGGCGTTCTCCCGCCTGATGGATGGCCGAAGCGACTATTTGGATATCGAGGTGCGAGACGTGCGAAGCACGGCATAG
- a CDS encoding dihydroorotase — MALLLKDAHVIDPQNGIDEVTNVLVRDGLVVAVGTDIELPEKLLVKDCAGKYLVPGMVDVHVHFRDPGQEYKEDIITGMRAAAHGGFTGVVPMANTNPVIDTGAMIEYLLEKGAWEPGRTRIYPLGACTKGLAGKELAEMGDMVAAGAVAFSDDGHGIQDGGMMRQVLDYAKMFDAPVLSHCQMEDIVGAGVVNEGVASTRLGLAGWPAAGEETQIMRDIELARLTGCHVHIQHLTTARAVDMVARAKAEGVPVTCEVTPHHLFLNEDDIKADSYSTNLKMNPPLRTKEDNLALQEALIDGRIDMVATDHAPHAAHEKALEFNRAPFGTTGLETALGLLLTELVLPGKMSWQRLVEVTSIAPRNLIGVEQVELIEGSTADYTIIDPALDWVVEADDFYSRSKNSAFLGWKLTGRPTDVFVDGYASMEDGVVTF; from the coding sequence ATGGCGCTGCTGCTTAAAGATGCCCATGTGATCGATCCGCAAAACGGGATTGACGAGGTAACGAACGTCCTCGTGCGCGATGGTCTCGTCGTTGCCGTCGGCACGGATATCGAACTGCCCGAAAAGCTTCTCGTGAAGGATTGCGCGGGCAAGTACCTCGTCCCCGGCATGGTCGACGTGCATGTGCACTTTCGCGATCCGGGCCAGGAGTACAAGGAAGACATCATCACCGGTATGCGCGCTGCCGCCCATGGCGGGTTCACGGGTGTCGTACCCATGGCCAACACCAATCCCGTGATCGATACGGGCGCCATGATCGAGTATCTTCTCGAAAAGGGCGCCTGGGAGCCGGGACGCACGCGCATCTATCCACTTGGTGCCTGCACCAAGGGGCTTGCCGGCAAGGAGCTTGCCGAGATGGGCGATATGGTCGCCGCCGGTGCCGTTGCGTTTTCCGATGACGGTCATGGTATCCAGGACGGCGGCATGATGCGCCAGGTGCTCGATTATGCCAAGATGTTCGATGCACCGGTGCTGAGCCACTGCCAGATGGAGGACATCGTCGGCGCTGGCGTGGTCAACGAGGGCGTCGCCTCGACGCGCCTGGGCCTGGCCGGTTGGCCTGCCGCAGGCGAGGAAACGCAGATCATGCGCGATATCGAGCTTGCGCGCCTCACGGGTTGCCACGTCCATATCCAGCATCTCACCACGGCACGCGCTGTCGACATGGTCGCTCGCGCAAAGGCCGAGGGTGTCCCCGTCACCTGCGAGGTCACACCCCATCACCTCTTCTTGAACGAGGACGACATCAAGGCCGATAGCTATAGCACGAACCTCAAGATGAATCCGCCGTTGCGCACGAAGGAGGACAACCTCGCCTTGCAAGAGGCCCTTATCGACGGGCGCATCGACATGGTCGCCACCGATCATGCCCCGCATGCCGCTCATGAGAAGGCTCTCGAGTTCAACCGTGCGCCCTTTGGCACGACGGGTCTCGAGACGGCGCTGGGACTTTTGCTCACCGAGCTCGTGTTGCCGGGAAAGATGTCCTGGCAGCGCCTCGTCGAGGTCACGTCCATCGCTCCGCGCAATCTCATTGGCGTGGAGCAAGTCGAGCTGATCGAGGGCTCTACGGCTGACTACACCATCATCGACCCGGCTCTTGATTGGGTGGTCGAGGCCGATGACTTCTACTCGCGCTCCAAGAACTCGGCGTTTCTCGGATGGAAACTCACAGGACGTCCAACGGATGTCTTCGTGGATGGTTATGCCAGCATGGAAGATGGTGTCGTGACCTTCTAG